The genomic window GGTCCCTGCTGGCCGTGGGCATGGCCAACGTCCTGGCCATCGGGACCCTCCTGTTCATCGTCATCCGCAGCATCGCCAAGCTGTACTTCGAGCGCCGCAGCGGCATCCTGGGGGCCCGCATCCGCACGCGGCTGGTGCTGGCCTTCCTCGCCGTGGGCATCGCCCCCAGCCTCATGCTCTTCGCCATCGGCCGCACCTTCATCCGCAAGAACGTGGACCGCTGGTTCATGCCCGACACCATGGAGGTCATCCAGGACGGCCACCACGTGAACGAGGCCTACCGCGAGCAGGTGCGCCTGCGGCTGCGCACCGCCACGGCCCGCATCGCGCCCGAGGCCCTGCGCGACCCCGCGCGCGAGCGCGAGGGCACCGGCTTCGACCTCCTGGCCCGGGTCCCCGCCCAGGGGGTGGCGACGGTGGCCCTGGCCCACGGCCTCGTCCCGCCCGCGCTCTCCGACCTGCGCGAGGGCATCCAGGCGGTGCCCGTGCCCGAGGGCGAATGGCAGGTGGGCACCGGCCCCCGGAGCCCCTCCGGCGACCGGGTGGTGGCCGGCGTCTTCCTCTCCCGCGCGGCGTTGGAGGGCATGATCCGCCTGGACAAGCGCTACCGGGAGTCCTTCCAGATGCACGCGGGCCGGGAGGTGCTGGAGACCCTGCCCCAGCGGACGCTGCTCTTCCTCACCATGCTCACGCTCTTCGTGGCGGTGTGGACGGGGCTGGCCATCGCCCGCACCATCTCCGAGCCCGTGCGCGCCCTGGCCAAGGCCGCCCAGCGCATCGGCACGGGCGACCTGGACGTGTCCCTGCCCGAGCAGGGCGAGGACGAGCTGGCCTTCCTGAGCCAGAGCTTCAACGCCATGACCCGCGACCTGCGCCAGTCCCGCACCGCCATCGAGGCCCAGGCCGAGCGCATCGAGGGCCAGCGCGCCTACCTGGGCCAGCTCATGGAGGCCCTGCCCGTGGGCATCCTCAGCTGGCAGAGGGACCTGGAGCTGCGCACCTTCAACTCCGTGGCCCGGCGCTGGCTGGGGGTGGAGAACTGGGATCTCCTGGAGCGGGGCTGGGCCGAACTGGCCCGCCAGCCCAGCCTGGGCCGCCTGCCGGAGCTCCTGGCCACGGTCCAGGCCTCCCGCCGGCCCCACGTGGAGGAGATCCGCATCGGCGGGGAAGGGGACGGCCACCCCGTGCGCGCCATCGTCATCCCGCTCACCGGAGGCGGCGTCCTGGCCGTGCTGGAGGACCTCTCCGCCCTGGCCCAGGCCGAAAAGCGCGCCGCGTGGCAGGAGGTGGCCCGGCGCATGGCCCACGAGGTGAAGAACCCCCTCACCCCCATCAAGCTCACCACCCAGCGCCTGCAGCGCCGCAGCCGCGAGGGCCGCCTGGACCCCCAGACCGTGGCCGAGGGCGCCGAGACCATCCTGGCCGAGGTGGCCAGCCTCACGCGCCTCGTGGACAGCTTCAGCCAGTTCGCCAAGCTCCCCGCGCCCCACCCGGCGCCGCTGGACGCCCCCGACCTGGTGCGCCAGGCCATCCGCCTCTACGAGCCCACCTACCCCGGCATCACCTTCGACCTGGACCTCCCCGGCCCCCTGGAGGTACTGTGGGACGGCGACATGGTCAAGCGCGCCCTCATCAACATGGTGGACAACGCCATCGGCGCCCTGGAGGGCCGGGGCCGCATCCGCGTGGCCCTCGCGCACCAGGGCCCCGTGCTCCGCCTGGACGTGGCCGACGACGGCCCCGGCGTCCCCGAGGCCGACCGCCCCAACCTGTTCCAGCCCTACTTCTCCACCAAGCAGAAGGGCACCGGCCTGGGCCTGGCCATCGTTCGCCGCATCGCCGAGGACCACCACGGCGAGGCGCGCTACGAGCCCCTCGAGCAGGGCAGCCTCTTCAGCCTCCTGCTCCCGGTGAGGGCGGTATAGCTATTTCGCGTTCTTGGGCGTGCCGTCCTTGTTGAGGTACTTGTCGGGATCCTTCTCGAGCTTGCCCTTACACCCGCCGCAGCAGATGAAATACTCCTGTCCCCTCACCACGACCTTCGGGCTCTTCTTGGGATCGACCTTGTCGCCCATGACCGGGCACTTGGTGTTGGTGGCGGGCTTGGCGGCGGGGGCGGGGGCCACCACGGCGGCGACGGCGAAAAGGATGGGCAGCATTCGGTACTCCTTCCAATCGATTCTAGTCAGGGCCTGCGCAGGCGCAAGGCGTTGAGGACCACTGTGAGCGAACTCAGGCCCATGGCGGCGCCGGCCAGCATGGGGCCGCCGAAGCGGTCCAGCAGGTTGAAGGCGGCCAGGGGGACCAGGACGAGGTTGTAGCCGAAGGCCCAGGCCAGGTTCTGGCGGATGACGGTGCGGGTGCGCAGGCTGAGGCGGCGGGCCTGGAGGAGGGGGACGAGGCCTTCGCGCAGGAGGTTCAGGGGCGCGGCGGCCTGGGCCGCCTCGAGGCCGGGGAGGCTGATGCCGGCGTCGGCCTGGGCCAGGGCGGGGCCGTCGTTCACGCCGTCGCCCACGAAGGCGACGACGGCGCCCTTGGCCTGGAGGTCCTGGATGGCCTGGGCCTTGTCGCCAGGGCGGCAGCCGCCGCGGGCGTCGGGGATGCCCAGCGCGTTGCCCAGGGCCTGGGCGGGTTCGGGACGGTCGCCGCTGAGGAGGTGGAGGGTCAGGCCCTGGCGGGACAGCTCGGCGACGGTGGCATGGGCGTCGTCCCGCAGGGCGTCGGCCAGCACCAGGACGCCCAGGAGGCGGTCCCCCTCGGCCAGGCCCACGGTGACCCCGGTGGGGTCGGCGTCGAAGGGGTGGCCCACGAAGGCGGGGTTGCCCAGGCGCAGGGCGCGGCCTTCCACGGCGCCCTCCACCCCCTGGCCGGGGTGGGAGCGGAAGCCGCGCACCTCGGCCAGGTCGAGGCCGGCGGCGGCTTCCAGGATGCCGCGGGCCACGGGGTGCTCGGAGTTCCGCTCCAGGGACGCGGCGAGGCGCAGGGTGTCCGGGTCGCCCTCCGCGCGCTGGAGGACGGGCCTGCCCTGGGTGAGGGTGCCGGTCTTGTCGAAGGCGAGGTCGGTGGCGCGGGCCAGGGCCTCCATGGCCGAGGCGTCGCGCACCAGGAGGCCGTTGCGGGCCGCGGTGCCCAGCGCCGCGGCCGAGGCCACGGGCGTGGCCAGGCCCAGGGCGCAGGGGCAGGCGATGACCAGGAGGGTCACGGCGGGGCGCCAGGCCAGGGCCAGGGCGCCGGTGTGCCACCACCACCCGGCCAGGGTCAGGGCGGAGAGGATGAGCACCGCCGGCACGAAGACCGCGGACACCCGGTCCGCCAGTTCCTGGGCCGGGGCGCGGGAGCCCTGGGCCTGGGCCACCTGGCGGGCCAGGCGCGCCAGCCACGTATCGCGGCCCGTGGAGGAGGCCTCGATCTCCAGGGCGCCGCCGTGGACCATGGCGCCGGCGATGACGGCGTCCCCGGGGCCCTTGGTGACGGGCAGGGGCTCGCCGGTGAGGAGCGCCTCCTCCACTTCGGCCACGCCTTCGAGGACGGTGCCGTCCACGGGGCTTGCCGAGCCCGGGCGCACCCGCAGGCGGTCCCCGGGCTGCACGAGGCGGCTGGGGACCTCCTCCTCCGAGCCGTCCTCCCGCAGGCGGAAGGCCACGGCCGGCGCCAGCTTCACCAGCGCCTCCAGGCTGCCGGTGGCGCGGTGGCGGGCCTTGACCTCCAGGAACTTGCCCGTGAGGAGGAAGGCGGAAAGGGCCGCGGCGCTCTCGAAGGGCGGGTGGGGCGCGCCCTGCAGGCTCTCCCACACCGCGAAGACCCAGGTCACCGAGGCACCCAGGGCGATGAGGGTGTCCATGCTCGTCTCGAGCCGCAGGGCCTGGCGGAAGGCGCGGCGGAAGAAGCCGCTGCCCGCGCCGAAGGCGGAAACGCCCGCCAGGAGCGCCTGGACGGGCCAGGGCAGGTGGAAGAGGTGGAACATGCCGGCCATGAGGGGCAGGGTGCCGGCCCAGGCCACCGCGACCCGCGCAAGGGCCTCGCGGGAGGGGTCGGCCTCGACGGCCTCCTCCGCGGCCATGCGGTAGCCCCTCGCCTCCAGGGCCTTGGCGATCTCCGGGTCCCCGGCCGGGGCGCCGGGGAACACCATGCGCACTTCCTCCGTGGCGAGGTTCACCTGCACCTGGGCGACGTCCCCCACGGCGGACAGCGCCTTCTCCACCCTGCGCACGCAGCTCGCGCAGGTCATGCCCTCGACCTTGAACAGCCTTTCCACGTCGGCTCCTAGCGGTATTTGAGAAGTTCCATGAGCTCGTCCACGATGCGGTCCTCGTCGCCGCGCTCGTGGGCCGTGACCACGTGATGCTTGAGGTGGCTCTGGAGGACCAGGTTGCCCACCTTGGCGAGGGCCCCGTCCACCGCCTTGACCTGCTTGAGGATGTCCACGCAGTAGACCGTCTCGTCCTCCAGCATGCGGAGGATGCCCTCCACGTGCCCCTTCACCGACAGGAGGCGCCTGCGGGCGTCCTCCCGCACCGGCGTGTCCAGTCGCAGCCCGTGGCCGCAGCAGGGATCCGCCATGGCCGGCTCACTGGGCCAGGGTGGCGGAGAAACCTTCCTCCTCCACCGCGGCGATGAGGGCCGCGGCGTCCGCGGAACCGTCCACCTTGGCCTGGCCGGACGCCAGATCGACTTCGACCGTCCCCTGCACGCCCGGCACGGCGGCGAGCGCCTGCTTCACGCCCATGACGCAATGGCCACAGGTCATCCCTTCGATCTTCAACTGGATCATGACTTCTCCCTTATACCCACCCCCCCTGGGGTGGGGTAAGGCAAGCATAGGGTGGGGACCGGTCCCCGTCAAGATGGCACACTGGACCCTGGAGTGGCCATGGTCCTGGACAATGCGGAGATCCTCATCATCGGCGGCGGCGTCGCCGGCCTTTCCACGGCCTGCCACCTGGCCCGGGCGGGGCGGAAGGGGGTCGTGGTGGTGGAGCGGGAGGACCTTCCCGGGTTCTACGCCAGCGGGCACAACGCGGGCATCGCGCGCCAGCTCACGGGGCGGGCCGAGCACACCGCCCTGGCCATCCAGGGCCGGGACCGGCTGGCGGCGGCGGGGCTGCTGACCCCCACCGGCGGCTTCCTGCTGGGCGCCGACCCGGGGGGCGCCGAGGCCCTGGCCCGGGAGGCGGAGGCCTTCGGGCTTCCGGCGCGGCGGGGCGCGGGAGCGCCCTTCCCGGGGCTGCGGGCCCACGAGCACCTCCACATCCCCTCCGACGGGCTCATCGACACCGCGGCGCTACTCCGGCATTGCGCCGACGGGGCCCGGGCCGGCGGCGCCGAGGTGCGGTTCGGGTGCCAGGTGCAGGGCATCCGCGCCGAGGACGGCGGGTTTCGCGTGACCACGGACCGGGGGGAGCTGCGCGCCCGCACCCTGGTGAACGCCGCGGGGGGCTGGGCCGGGGCGATCGGGCGCATGGCGGGCGGCCTCGCCATCGACTTCGCGCCCCTGCGCCGCCACCTGGTGTGGAGCCCGGCCCCGGTGGCCCCGGACCGGCCCTACACGTGGTGGGCGGACCGGCCCCTCTACCTGCGCCCGGAGTCCGGGGGCGTGCTCCTGTGCGCCTGCGAGGAGCAGCCCGTGGCGCTTCCGCCCCGGGGGCTCCAGCCGCCCAACGACGACTCCGTGCTGGAGGGTCTCGCCGGCTCCCTCCGGGACCTGGCCCCCGCCTTCGAGGAGGCGCCCGTCGCGCGCCTCTGGTGCGGCATCCGCACCTTCGCCCCCGACCGCCGCTTCGTCCTGGGGCCCGACCCCGTGAACCCGCGCCTCTACTGGGTGGCGGGCCTGGGCGGCCACGGCATGACCTCGGGCCTGGCCGTGGGCGCCGCCGCCGCCCGGGGGATCCTGGACCAGGAACCCGCCGGCTCCCTGGATCCCGGAAGGCTATTCCCGCACTAACTCCTCGTGGTCCGGAAATTCCTCGTCTTCATCTTTTCATGTTCGATCGCCCTGGCGGGACCGTGGGAGGACTTCGTCCAGGCCCACCGGAAGGCGGAGGCGGCCCGCAACCGCTGGACCCTCTGCGTCCGGCCCAACCTCGTCGCCCCGGCGGAGCTCCTGGCCGACCTGGACTACCAGAAACTGGCCGCGGGGGGCGACTGGGGGATCGAGGTGCTGGGAACCGCCCCGGCCCAGGACCTGCAGGCGTCCCTGGGGGCCCAGTGGGCCCTCCTGGCGCCCTCCGGGGACGTGGCCGGGACGGGCCGGGAGCGCCCCGGGGGGGCCGCGCTCCTGGACGCCGTCCACGCGTCGGGCGCCCTGGCCCGCTGGGAGGCGCGGGACGCCTTCCTGAAGGAGAACCCCGGCCAGGGAGAGGCCCGCAACGAGGCGCTGGCCTTCGAGATGCGCCTGCTGAGGGCCCGGCTCGCCAGCCTGGACAGCCAGGGCAAGGTGCGGGTGCCGGCGTGGCATCCCGAGCCCGGCGCGGCGCCCGAGGGGGACCGGGTCTCCCTGGCCGGGGCGGACGGCGACGCCCGGGCCGGAGAGCTCTACCAGGGCGTGGGCGAGGCCCTGGAGAACCTCTCCAGGGTGGACGGATGGCTCCGCGGCGGCCATGGGCTCGCGTCGCGCCTGGCCCTGTTCGACCTCGGCCAGTCCACGGCCCTTCGCGGGATGTTCCGGGGGCTGGCTTCGGAGGCCGGGGAACGGGCCATGGCCGACCCGGAGGACCCGGGGCTGGCCCAGCTCTGGATGGAGACCCTGGACGGGGCGCGGAACCTGCCGGAGACGCTCTCGGGCAGCGTCCTGGCGGTTCCCGGCGAGGTCTGGCCCTCGCCGCACATCCTCAACAGCCTCCTGGAGCCCTACCGCCGCCGCCGGGACTTCGACGGCGAGCTGCGGCTCCTGGCCGACCTGGCGCCCCAGGGGCCTCCCGAGCCCCTGACCCCGAAGGGCTGGGAGGACCACTGCGAGCTGCAGGCCGGCCTCCTGGCCCACAAGGCCTCGGCCCTGGCGGCCACCGGAGCCTGGGACCAGGCCCGGGCCGCCCTGGACGCCGCCGGGGAGTGGGGCGGCGCCCGGGCCGTCCAGATGAACATCATCCGGCGCGGCGGCCTGGAGTCCACCGCGGACGCCGCGGCCTGGCGCCGCCTCCTGGTGCAGGCCACGGTGCGCCCCCTCCGGCGGCCCCCCATGCCCCGGGTGGCGCCGTCCCTGCGCGTCACGCTCCTGGGCCGCCCCTCCTGGCTCCTGGCCTGGACCGCCCTGCGGGACGCCCCCGACCTCGCCCCGTGGTCCCCGGGGGAGCTCCGGTGGGAGATCGCCTCCCCCGGGGAGCACCGGAGGCTGCGGGCGCGGTACGGCTGGACCTCCGCGGCGCGGTGGGCCCTCTTCCAGGGGGAGGAGCTCCGCGCCACCGGCGAGACGTGCCCCGAGCCCAGGGGCCTGGCCGCGGTCCTGGCGGGGCAGGGCACGCCCCTCCTGGAGCGGCTGGGGCGGGTGATCGCCCAGGACCCGCGCCACACGGCGGCCCGAAGGGCCCGGTTCCAGGCCCTCCTGGCGCGCATGCCGGACCGCCGCCTGGAGCCCCTCATGGTCGAGGACGCCGCCCGGGCCCAGCTCGTGCTGCCCTTCCAGCCGAAGGAGGGCTGGAAGCCCGGCGAGGCTCTGTGGGGCGGGGCGGCCGAAGCGGTGCTGCCGGACCTGGAGGCCCTCCTGCGCAGCTGGCCCAGCGACACGGAGCTGTGGCGGACCTGGATCTCCTGGGCGCGTTTCCATCCGGGCCACCCCTCCATCCTGGACCTGGCCCGGAGCCTGCCCTACTGGTTCCCGGGCGGGGACTGGAGGACGGCCCTCCCCTACGACGTCCAGCGCGCCGTGGCCGCGGAGCTGCGCCGCCAGGGTGATTTCTTCCAGATGCGGGATTGGTTCCAGGCCTGCTGGGAGGTGCTGGACCCGCGCCCCCTCAAGGACCTGCGTCCCTGGGAGCGCTCCTGGTTCCTGGAGCGCCGCGTCCAGGAGGAGACGGCGGTCTTCCAGCCCCTGCGCGACGCCCTGCGCGCCCTGGGGCTCCACGAACAGCAGGTTGAACTCGAGAAGGCCTTTGGAGCGATGATGGGGAGGGACGTTTCCAGGAGCCGGTGAATGTTTTCGGGCGATGACATCTATTTCATGAAGCTGGCCATGGAGGAGGCCGAGAAGGCCGACCGCAAGGACGAAGTGCCCATCGGCGCCGTCCTGGTGGTGGACGGCAAGCTCGTGGCCCGCGGCCACAACTGCCCCATCTCGTCCCACGACCCCTCCGCCCACGCCGAGATCACCGCCCTGCGCAGCGCCGGCGACTGGCTGCGCAACTACCGCATGCCCGGAGCGACGCTCTACGTGACCCTGGAGCCCTGCCTCATGTGCTTCGGCGCGCTCACCCTGGCCCGGGTGGAGCGGGTGGTCTTCGGGGCGGCGGACCCCAAGGTGGGCGTCAGCCGCCTGCAGGAGGAGCTGGCCCGGGTGAACCTGAACCACCGGCCGGCCTTCGAGGGGGGGCTTCTGGAGGCGGAGTGCAGGGGGCAGCTGCAGGATTTCTTCCGGCGACGAAGGTGAACCAGGGCCGGTTCCGGCCCGGATCAGGGAACAAACCTCATTCCCCCGTCACTCGAAGGTTGCGCGGGCCTGTCCGTCCAGGATGGCTGGCCGGAGGCCCATGAACGAGAATCCGCCCAGCCTGTTCCGCCAGGAGGCCCTGGACCACCGCCTCGAGGGTGAGGAGGGGCGGGGGCTGGTGAGGGTTTCCCCGCCGTGGACCTGGGCCCTGTTGATGGTGTTCCTCTCGGGCGTCGGGACCGCGCTTCTGGCTTCCCTCTTCGGCCGGGCGGAGGTGAACGGCCGGGCCCGGGGGATCCTCCGGCCCCGCTCCGGCATCCGGGTTGTCATCGCCCAGCTGGATGGCACCGTTGGCCAGGTGGAAGCGCGTTCCGGCCAGCAGGTGGAGCCGGGCGCCGTGCTGGTGCGGATCGAGGCGCCCCCGGTCCAGGCCCGGCTGCTGGAGGCGAGGCGCCAGGTGGAATCGGTGAGGAGCCATTACAAGGTCACGACGGCGCTGCAGGACCGGAGCCACGCCGAACAGCTCCGGAGGCTCGAGGGGCGCATGGCCATGCTGAAGGAGCAGAGCCGGAGCCAGCGCCAGTCCCTCGCCATCATGGAACTGAACCTCCAGCGCAGCCTGAACCTGGAACGGGAAGGCGTCCTGAGCCCCGCCAAGGTGGACGAGGCCCGGGAGGCCCTGGCCCAGTCCCAGCGCCAGCTCAGCCAGTCCGGCCAGGCCCTGGAGATGGCGTCGCAGGAATGGGCCGCGCTGGAGAACGGTCGCCAGGACAGCCTCTGGCAGCGCCGCCAGACCATCCAGGGCGCGGAGGTCCGGGCCGAGGCGCTGGCCTTCCTGGCCGGCCAGACCCTCATCCAGGCGCCCGAAGGCGGAAGGGTGGAGGCGATGCTGGTCAAACCCGGCGAAGCGGTCAGGGCGGGCCAGGCGTTGTGCAAGCTCATTCCCCGGAACGCCTCCCTGGAGGTGGTCGCCTTTCTGGAAGAGAAGGACCGCGCCTTCGTGCGCCCGGGCGATGCCGTCCGGCTGGAACTGGATCAGCTGCCCTACGCCGAATACGGGACCGTCGCGGCCCGGGTCGAGCGCATCAGCGATGATCTGGCCTCGGCCTTCGAGATCCGCGAGGCCCTGGGCGACAACCCGTTTCCCCATGTCCCGGCCTTCCGGGTGGAGCTGGGCCTCACCGACACCCGGGCCGTGCAGAAGGCCGGGATCCCCCTGCGCTCCGGCATGCTGTTGAACGTCCGGTTCACCTTGAGGCGCCAGCGCCTGATCACCCTGGTGCTGGATCCGCTTCGCAAGTGGCTGCGCTGATGGCGTGGAACGGGTGGCGCCGGAGGCGGGTGGACCAGATCGCCCAGATGGAGTCCACCGAATGCGGAGCCGCCGCCCTGGCCATGATCCTGGCCTACCATGGCCACCACGCGCCGCTGGCCGAGGTCCGCCAGGCCTGCGGCATTTCCCGGGACGGGGCCAGCGCGCTGGCGATCGTCAAGGCGGCCCGGACCTATGGGCTGCAGGCGCAGGGCGTGGCCCTGGAACTGGAGCAGCTGCCCGACCTGGCGCTGCCCGCCATCCTCCACTGGGACTTCGACCACTTCGTGGTGGTGGAACGGGTGGACAGGACCGGCGCCACCCTGGTGGATCCGGCTTCCGGGCGGCGGCGGGCGGACCTGCGCGAGCTGGGGCGCAGCTTCACCGGCGCCGCGCTGGCGTTCGCGCCCACGCAGGCCCTGGTCCCGAGGCCCCGGGTCAGGCCCAGCCTGGCCAAGTACCGGGACGTCTTCCGCCGCAACCTGCCCGGTCTGGTCCAGATCCTTCTCGCCACCCTGGCGCTGCAGGTCGTCGGCCTGGCCTTTCCCGTGGCCAATCAGCTGCTGCTGGACCGCGTCGTCGGGCCCAGGCAGGAACCCTGGCTGTGGGGCCTGGGCCTCGGCCTGGGCTCGGCGGCGGTCACCACGGTCGTCCTGGGGCTGGTGCGCAGCTGGGTGGTCCTGAACCTCCAGACGGAATTGAACCTGGCGCTCATGAGCCGGTTTCTCGGCCACCTGCTGAAGCTGCCGCTGGGCTTCTTCCTGCAGCGCGATCCGGGCGATCTGGTCCAGCGGGCCAGGAGCAATGCCGATCTGCAGGACCTGTTGAGCACCCGGGCCGTCAATGCCCTGCTGGACGGGGTCCTGCTGGTGGGGTTCGCGGCGTTGATGATCGCCTACCACCCCAGGCTGGCGGGGCTGGTCATCGCCATCAGCCTGCTGGACGCCGCCGTGATGGGGGTGCTCTGGGACCGCAATCGCCAGCTGCTGGCTTCCGGGCTGGCGGCGGAGGGGCGCGAGGGCGCGGCCATGCTCGAGGCCCTGTCCGGCCTGGAGGCCACCAAGGCCGGCGGGGCGGAAGGGCGCATGGTGAACCGCTGGGCCCACCGAATGACCGAACGCGTCAACCAGGGGCTGGAAGCCCAGCGCCTGGCCCGGATTTCGGGCCTGTTCCTGGGCCTGTTCCAGGGCGTCGCCGGCCTGCTGGTGTTCGCGGTGGGGGGCCAGGAGGTCCTGGCCCAGCGCATGACCCTCGGCACCTTCGTGGCCTTCCTGACGCTCCAGGGCCTGTTCCTGGGGCCCATGGGCTCCCTCCTGGGCGCCGTCCTCCGGCTCCAGTCCCTGGGCACCCACCTGAGGCGCCTGGACGACGTGCTTGAAACGCCCGCTGAACCCGCCGGGACCGGGGATCCAGGCCGGCTCAAGGGCGCCGTCGAGCTCCGGGAGGTGACCTGCCGCTACGCGCCGGGGGGCAGGCCGGCCCTGGACGGCGTCAGCGTCCGCATCGCGCCCGGGGAGAAGGTGGCCCTGGTCGGGCCGACCGGGGCCGGCAAATCGACCCTGGCGCGGCTTTGCCTCGGGCTCCACCTCCCGGACCAGGGCACCGTCCGCTTCGACGGCCGCGACCTCCGGCACCTGGACCTGACCGCGGTGCGCAGGCAGGTGGGGATGGTGATGCAGGAAACCTTCCTGTTCGACGACACGGTCCGCGCCAACCTCACCCTCCACGACGACGGGCTGTCCCGGGACCGGCTCCAGTGGTCGGCGCGGATGGCCTGCGTGGACGACGTCATCGGCAACCTGCCCCGGGGGTTCGACAGCCGCGTGGGCGAGAACGGCAGCCTGCTCTCGGGAGGCCAGCGCCAGCGCCTGAGCCTCGCCAGGGCCCTGGCCCGCGACCCCGCCATCCTGGTCCTGGACGAGGCCACCAGCTCCCTGGACCTGGCCACCGAGGCCCGGGTCCATGCCAACCTCGCGCGGCTCGGCTGCACCCGGATCATCATCGCCCACCGCATGGCCACGGTGCGGGACGCCGACCGGATCCTGGTGCTCCAGGACGGGCGGGTCGTCCAGGAAGGCACGTTCCGGGACCTCCAGGGACGTCCCGGGCTGTTCCGGGAGCTGCTCGCGGCGTCGGACCATGCCTGAATCCCCGCCGTTGTCCGGCTTCCCGGCGATCGAGGCGCTCTGGCGCCTCCTGGGCAGGCTTGGCCACGAAGGCGGCTTCCAGGCCTTCCAGGATGGCCCCTGGACCGGGCCCGAACCCGAACAGATGGCCGGGGCCCTGGAAGCGCACGGCATCCAGGGCCGGGCGGCCCGGATCCAGGGCCGGGAGCTCCGCTACCTGGCCAGCCCCACCCTGGCCGAACTCCAGGATGGCACCTGGCTGCTCCTGCTCCGTTTCCGGAAGGGGCGGTTCCAGGTGGAAACGCCGGGGGGCATCCTCTCCCTGCGCCCGGAGGCCCTGTCGGAGCGGGTCTCAGGCCAGGTCCTCGATCTCTCGCCCGGACTTCCCCCGGGCGCGACC from Geothrix sp. 21YS21S-2 includes these protein-coding regions:
- a CDS encoding peptidase domain-containing ABC transporter; its protein translation is MAALMAWNGWRRRRVDQIAQMESTECGAAALAMILAYHGHHAPLAEVRQACGISRDGASALAIVKAARTYGLQAQGVALELEQLPDLALPAILHWDFDHFVVVERVDRTGATLVDPASGRRRADLRELGRSFTGAALAFAPTQALVPRPRVRPSLAKYRDVFRRNLPGLVQILLATLALQVVGLAFPVANQLLLDRVVGPRQEPWLWGLGLGLGSAAVTTVVLGLVRSWVVLNLQTELNLALMSRFLGHLLKLPLGFFLQRDPGDLVQRARSNADLQDLLSTRAVNALLDGVLLVGFAALMIAYHPRLAGLVIAISLLDAAVMGVLWDRNRQLLASGLAAEGREGAAMLEALSGLEATKAGGAEGRMVNRWAHRMTERVNQGLEAQRLARISGLFLGLFQGVAGLLVFAVGGQEVLAQRMTLGTFVAFLTLQGLFLGPMGSLLGAVLRLQSLGTHLRRLDDVLETPAEPAGTGDPGRLKGAVELREVTCRYAPGGRPALDGVSVRIAPGEKVALVGPTGAGKSTLARLCLGLHLPDQGTVRFDGRDLRHLDLTAVRRQVGMVMQETFLFDDTVRANLTLHDDGLSRDRLQWSARMACVDDVIGNLPRGFDSRVGENGSLLSGGQRQRLSLARALARDPAILVLDEATSSLDLATEARVHANLARLGCTRIIIAHRMATVRDADRILVLQDGRVVQEGTFRDLQGRPGLFRELLAASDHA